Genomic segment of Ammospiza nelsoni isolate bAmmNel1 chromosome 2, bAmmNel1.pri, whole genome shotgun sequence:
TAATAGACTTTCAGCCTATTTTGCCTTTGCAATTCCTATGTTCAACGTTTTATTCATGTTCCTCTGAGTGATGCAGCCCCCTAACTGGGGgcataaataaattttaatttctaaacaGCTTTGTAAATGCAGTGTGTTTGGAAACTTGTTTAGATGTAATGTCATATTTTCAGTGTGCCAAGTAGCAAATTCtgacttttttaaaagacaaaagtAAAGGAAGTCAGATGAAGCTAAATTTTGCATTCATTCCCTTTTGGGAATTTGTTCTACTTAGGCTACTGTCTGCTACATTAAACCCAGAGTGAAAAAGACAAGGGAACTTAGTTAACTACTTGGGATTTTCCTCAACTAAAGCAAGACAAAGTACTCGCATCACTGGGTCACTAAGATGATCATTATATGTGATGCACTAACTAGCACAATGTTCTTTAGAGCAATTTACCAAAACAAGTCAAATGAAGAAATCCCACAATATGAATTTTTCAGTTGTACTTGAGCATTTTGGAAACCTATTCTGACTTCTAGCACTTTTACTGGTTTGCTCAGTGCTGAAATGGGATTTTAGCTCTCATATAAAAGAACTAGCTTTAACTGCCCGTATTTTTTTGGGTTCTGAAAGTTATTATTGGGGATATTTGTGAATATACAAAGAAAAGATAACATTTTTATACTGCCTTTTCCTCACTTCTTCAGAGGAAATGCTCATGATCTTTCTGTTCTTGTCTTTGTTTGTTGGTTAGGTTTGTTGCAAAAATCTGGTGTTTAACCAAcgttttatttctctgaaaacaACCTAAACACTGTATGCTGATTCCTGCAGGTCTCTCTGTGTAGAGAGCAGAACTGGTACTCAAACCATGCTGCAATCCAGGGCACTGGTGATAGCTCTGATTCTGCTCCTTAGCACCACTCTCCCCGGTAAGTCTGAAAAGCTTTGCGGTTTATCTGAGACAAAGCTCTCAGCTCTACAGGTTCTCATGCATCATGAAGTAGGAATGAAGCCAAATAATTCAGTTGAAGACCATGAACACACAGTGCTTGGCAGTGTGGAACCAGTCAGTAGAGACCTGGCATGGAAACTGCCCATACTTGGTGCAAATACTCTGCCGTGGAAGGTCTATGACTTAGATACCCATGACTGGGTGAAGAGAGTGTGCTGAATGCTGTAGAGCAAATTCTGGGAGAGGTTCTGAATCTCAGAATTTCAAATCTcttcccctgcagctgggggaaGATACCAGAGACACAAGAGACATGAGAAACCTCATGGGCCTTTACCTTTTTTCTCAGAAGTGCAGTCAAAGTCCATCTTTGAGAAAGACCGTCGTGAGTTGCTGGCCATCCCTGAGACTATTGCATCTTACTTCTATGAAGCTGTGAACAAGGTGTCCCCTAAAGTCAGCCAGTTCTTGTTGGATACTGTCCAGAGCCCAACAGTTATTGCGGCCAGGTATGGAAAGCTCTGTCCTAACATTCCCACAGCCATGTGtgaaaagggagagggaggtgTGGGAGAAAGAACAGCTATCTCTGTGGAGAGATCCAAGGGGAAATTAATCAGCAACCAAAGCCTGATGTACCAAGGGAGCGAGGTGCTGGAAGGGGGGGTGAGGTGATATGGTCCTGTGGTGaaagctcttcccagggaggcaCATTGCACGCAGTGTTCACAGGGATGGCAGGTACTGCTCTTTATCCACGGGTAGTgagagaggaggctgctggctgctgggcaATCAGCTCCTCTGGAagggtgctgcagtgctgtgaggggctgagtACTCAGTGACAGACCTGGCTCTAGCTGTGCATGTGTCTTGCTCAGCGTAGGGGAATGAGTTTCCTCACAAAAGGAAGAACATATCACCCTAGAGACAGTTCCATGTAACTCATGGCACACAGGTACTGCCTATTCCTGTCTTCTGAGGAAAGCCCCTCTAGGACTGCCGGAGCTCTGCACTCCCGGTGACAGGCAGAGTGGTAGCTACAGCAGACGGGAATTACCCTCACATACTTGTGTGTCTTACCACATGCTCTGTTGTCTCCTGCAGACAGAGAATCGCCAAAGAAGCAACCAAAGTCAGTATAATGTTTGAACAGCtgattgaaaaaataaagaacctGTGGTACACAAGAGTCCTAGGCTATTAGCCAAATTAAGACAAGTCAGCGTTTCCTGATGTGAGCGTGTAACACCTTCCAGCGTCCTCTTTCCCCCGGCCCCCCCTACGGACCAAGATCAGTCAATAACACAGAATCGATGCTCCCCTTAGTGCCACTAGAGGGAACCCACCTTCAAAGACCAAAAGATGGAAGGCGTCTGCCGAAGGCATCTGCTGAAGCCtccccagaaaaaaatcaagcagcTGGGCATGGGGAAGGCAATATAGAGATTCTTCTGTAGCCAAATCTTGAAAATTAATTCCTCCTGAATGGCTTGGTCATTGCCcctctaataaaaaaaaatgttggttGTTACACTTCCCTAAGTCTGTTGTTTGTATTGAGCATTATGGAATCTGACTCGCCTCGGCATCCCATTCTGCGGAGAATGTAGCTGTGATTCACAAGAAGTGTTTGCAGGCAATGCTAACAAACCCTGAGTGTTCAGGCACTTTTAACTAAGCTCAGATTTATCTTGGGTGGAGGAGGCACTACCTGAGCATCTCTTAGAGTAGCCACAACCGATTGTGCTCCTTGGTTAGGTGGGAAGCAAATAGGTGCACCTGTATCTCATGTCTGAAGATTTCAGATAATTTGGGAAAACAAATGCCAGTAAATTAAACTGTCCATCAACCTAAACTGGACTTTGGAAGTATATCTCATTGGTCAGAGAGGCTACTGAATGAGCTTTTCCAAAGGAGAAATGAATGGAAAATTTCTCACTATCTTGACCAGTTTATGAGAGGGGTCTATGCCTGGCACTGTGTGTGAAGACTTGGCAAGTCCTCGTCAGTCCTGTGTAACTGCATCGGCCCAGATGCCCACACTGCAGAGAGAAATCTATCTTCTTTCTCATTAAGCAAGCAGAAGCAAGTAGGCAATTTTTCTGAATCACAGCAGGAGACTGTGGCATAGGCTACAGCAAGCcaattgttttgttgttttgttttgtttctttaattaTCAGTCAGATCAGCTATAAACTTGCCCTTAACCACTTGCCTGGAATAAAATCCcctcattttccattttctttgtcccagcagctcctttttACCATGTGCAATCATAATGAAATCAGGGTCCCCATGCAGTGCAGCAAGTTCTTCCTTCTCTGATGGCTTCACCAGTTCTGCAGAGATGTTTTGCAGGTTTATTAATTGCTGCTTGTATTCCTTAGACAGTCTTTGCTTCTCCGGCCCAATGAACAAACATGTATTATGTAAATGGACATGTATTTAGGAGGAGATTCAGAAAAGCAGACTGTTTTGCTGATAAGAATATTTACCACATGAAAAAGCCCGGTTGTTTAGCTCTTTTGCTACAGGGATGACTTCCTGCTTGTTTCCCATGTGTCTGTTcaatcttttctctttttttttctccctaaataTAACACTTAAAAGGAGAAGCCCTGCAACTTAAATCCTCTCTTGTCCCAAGGAATAATTCAGCATTCTGAATTTTCTCAGAATAGAGCTTGTTCTTCTGTCATTTCAAAAGCACTTCTTTCTGACAGAGTGAAAGTTATGAGTATATGAAAAAGCCTGAATATTCTCTTAAGAATTTGGTGTCCTGGAAATGGGCATTTCAGCCTTTTCAATCTACTTGTATGCACTGCCAAAAAGAGTAGGAAAAAGTTTGGAAAGTATAGGGTCCTCATGTAGCATTTTGAGCCTGTTGTGCGACTTCACCAATGCAACCCAGTGATATTTCTGTATTGCATCACAGaaatgctggagcagcacagtaGCTGGTATGAATTCTGTgctaaaacattaaaaagttGACATTTTGTTAAGTGCACCTTatctttttgcttctttgcaATATGACCTCCATAAAATCCACGCCAGATGAATCCGAAAGAGCAGTTTGATGTCTGATTTTAGCAGATGGGCAAACAGAATCAGGCTGCAGATCTCTGTGTTGGTTTGCACTCAATCTCCTCACCATGTAGTTAGTTATCTATGCATTTTTATGCTTGAAAAAAACAAGTCGAAAACCTTCCAGGTCGTTAATCTCTTGTACAATCTACAACGTGGGGAAACTTATAAAGAGCAAAGTAGACAACCTTCCACTGCCACTTCTACCCCTGATGTTGCCAGCATCCTTTAAGACAGAAACTAGCAGCTGAGACAGCATTCAGGCTGGGATTGggtagaggaaaaaaagatttttagcCCAAAAAGGACCCTGGGGCAAATTCATGGGACATGTAATGAGTGGGCCATTTTATATCTCAATGTTAAACTATTTAATATCTACTCTCAATTCTCAATTGGAATAAACAGATGAatctgtaatttctttttaaaatatgtacaGAAATCACTTCCCAAGTGATGTCTGTTGCAGAGTTCACTGAGTGCTTCAAGATTCTTGGAGAGGATTTGTGAGTGAAGCATTCATTTCAGTGAGATTCATGTCATAGAAACTTTCTTGTTGAGTAATTATCATTCACTTTGCAGATTTGGAAAAGCTTGTGGTGTAACTGGTTCAACTGAGTCAATTAGCATGAAATCTTAAGAAATGTCAGATTTCTGTTGTTTCTGAGATGGGGGAATAACCCCTTGCGTATTCACGATTTCTGCAAAAAACACCctttcttgaaaaatattttttatggtGAGTACTTTACACCATTTTCAGTGGCTCGGATTGTTGATGGCATTTACActtcccagctcccctcccCTCTTTAGCGCTTGGAAAAATCACTAATTAATGCTAAGGGAACGCAGGCCTcgggctctgtgctgctttgagCAGTGGTTGCTGCCCTTATCGACGAACAGCCCAAGTCCTTCGGCGGCAAAAATGTCCAGCGCAGGATGTTTGAGAAGGCAAGGACTGGAAAAAATGTTGTAAAATATTTGAGACCTCCGGCTGGTACTCACACGCAGACATTCCATCTCAGTACCGCAGTTTTTGTCCCCTCGTGAGGGCCCTGCGGCCAGGCACAGcaaggggaaggagcaggcCGCGATGCTGGACGCGCACTAAGGCGCAGAGCTGGCATCGTTCTGACggctctgcccttccccacGGGCTGTTGGCAAAGAGGCTTTCCCAGGTTTTAAACATGAACGCCAAAATCACAAACGGGGAGCCGTGTGTGCATGGGTGCGTGAAGTCAGTAAGGAcagaggggcacagggctgcGGCGGGGGGCACAAGGCTGCGGAGGGCGGCACAGGGCTGCggagggggcacagggctgcggcggggggcacagggatgcggcggggggcacagggctgcagcgAGGGCACAAGGCTGCGGAGGGCGGCACAGGGATGCGGcggggggcacagggctgcggcggggggcacagggatgcggcagcacagggctgcggagggagcacagggatgcgGAGGGCGGCACAGGGATGCGGcggggggcacagggctgcGGAGGGCGGCACAGGGATGCGGCAGCACAGGGCTGCggagggggcacagggctgcGGGGGGCGGCACAGGGATGCGGCGGGCTCGGCGGGCAGCGGAGCCTTGCGTGCCGGCCGGGACCGCTCAGCGCCGCCGCTCTCGCTCCCCGCCGGCCGCAGCGCGGGCGCTGACTCAGAGCGGCACCGCCGCTTCGCACGCGATGCGCCCGCGGCCCCGCACGGCACGCTCGGGGGGCGGGAGCTGCCCGGGAGAACATGGAGCGCCCAGCCCGGCAGGGGATGCTCGGGGAGGCGGGAGTCGGGCAGGAGTGgctggaggaagggaggagCAGTTTTACAGCCGTAATTCCACTCTTTGGTGAGGCTGGACAGGTAAATTCCCCCCTGCTGGCCGCCTGAGCCCGTGGAATGGGAAGTGTGTTTCGGcatgggccgggctggggctgacGGGCTGCAGCTGGGCCGGCGttgggtggggagggtttggaTGTTGTTTCTGTAATGCACAGAAAGTTTTTCTCATGTGTTTGCTCGCTTACCTGCGTGCTCAACCGAGAGGTGGGGGCTCCTTTCATCTGGGTGTGTAGTGACCGCGCTGTGCTTTGCAGACGCAGTTTTTTGTGGGGGAGAAAGGGTGTGCCGGGCTAGATGATCCTGTGTTGCAGATTTGGGGCGATATGCGATTAGGCCACTTGTCAAAGTGTTTATTTGTGAAATGTTTCTTAAAGTGTTTTTGAATCTGCTATTAAAAAACCTAGAAAATTGCAGTATAAGTACAAGCTAACTGTTTTGACAGCAGTTGTGTTAAAACTGCTTTATTAAAGTTTCCCAGTGCCGTGACACGGTGGTGTTCAGATCTGCACCACAGCATCAGGTACACCCCGTGCCTCGTGGGAGAAGCATTAACCTGCCCACTGCCATACAGGAGTGTATCTGGAAATGGTTTAAAGAACATTTGCTATCGACCCTGATATGCACTGATTCCTGAAGATCTtaacagaataaatatttacaagTACAACTGCTGTACATGTCAGTGAAGAGCGCAGATCATTTATATTCATCTTTATACTCACAGCTGCCTATCTTCAGGTTTACAGTAGCATCCTTGTTAAATGGATTCAGATGTTGGTTTTGCGGCTATTTTATTCTCAGTTCGCTTGAGAGAAAAAAACTTCAGATGTGAGGGAAAATGTGTGAGTGACCCAGTGTTTGAAAACAAGTAGATTAAGTTCCCTGCTTAGAAAAAATACTTCAAGAcagttattttttcctgattgtaacattttctcttctttccaaaGGCTTCCTTGTCTCTTGCATTTCTCAGGGGTGCCTGATGTTAAAAGTCCTGCCAGTGAAGGATTGCTCTCTTTGGAGTGGAGCACAGATCCTCCCAGATAACCTTCCCTTCAGCAGCGGCTTCCCAATGCTGTGCTCAGATGGGCTTTGATACTTGGAGGGCCAACGTGTAAAACAGCCAACGTGGCTGTGTGACCTGCAGGAGTAATCTGTTCTCAGCTGTGGTCAATTAAATCCAAAGctgtgttgttttgttggttttggatttgtttttttttttttttttttttttttttttttttttaaggaaggaaACCCACATAAATCAAACCTTTTTAATGGCCACTGGCTGTTTTGTCCTTAGTTTAATTCTGCCTTTTGTCAGTTAAACTGCCACTAAGGCTGTTGGCTAATTCAGCCTTTCAGGTTGCCCATATTTCTGAGCAGCTTTGCTCAGCATGAAAATGGGAAGTTtcctatttcttcttttttggtGACAAAAATAGTTGGAGCTACATACAATTATTTTAGCAATCTAAGTAACTAATTAAGCCTTTTCTGGTCAGGAGAAGGCTTGTGGTTTTTAGATTTCAAATGAGCTTTTATTATTCTAATAATTAGGTTGAATTGATAGAAATCctattttgtaaaaataactGGTAGATTTTGCTAAAGGGAGaaaatgataattttatttGGAATTACCCATTTTTCCAAATAGTACTTTGATACCCCAGAAAACTAAAATCTATTATATAAAATTAACATATGTATACATGACACGTAATACTTAACTATTTATTGAGAAGCAATGCTTCATCCAAAACAGTCATTAATCTGATTAACTGTGTTTCTAAAACGTTCTTTGTTCATATAAACTCCATTCTTCTTCTTTGGACTTCTTAATAGCAGTTAGGTTTAAAAATTTTCCACTTCAATTGTAAGCTCCTTTTGCTCCATCATATATTATTGAGGAGGGTTCACTGTGGGGATGAAGgagtgaggaaaagaaatatttctctgttgAACTGACTCCCCATAGGTCAATAATTTTTGCCAGCTCATGTGCAGTGTTAGAAATATGGTGCAGGCAATTGTCATCTGTAAACCTAGAGAAAAATTCTTGTATCAAAAGACAAAACACAAGAACAGTAGGCACTGTTAGAAGTTTTTTGGGCAGCTCATTGGCAGCTATCCACCAGAGAGGGCTGGCAGGTAATGCAGACATTGCAGACTCTTGTCATAACACATAACATCAAAATATGGAGCACGAATGCAGAAAGTACTTCAGTTTTTGACATGCATTTCCCCCCACAGAGTACCAGGGTTTATGACTGACTGCCCTGATGAAGCAAATCTCAGACCTGACTTAAATAACTGAGTAAATAAAAAACCTGGTTTTGAAGCACCTAAATTTGTATGTGACAGCATGGCTGTTCCCTGAGTGGACTTACTAATAGGTGGTTTTACCCTCAAAACTCTTCAGCTTTCCTTTTAaaggaatgtttgtttcccttcCAGTGTGTGTAAGGAAAGTGTGTGGTTAAAGGGTAAACCTACAAGCTAAAATCCAAGTAACAGGAACCTCTGAATAGATTTGGCATGGCATCTCATGATTTTCAGTGAATTTGGTGAGTTCTGAGGATAAAGAACAGCTACCTACCCTTATGGGTTTTGACAGATATGTGTGAAAAATAATCTGTTAAATGTGTGCTCTTAGTGAACCAGATGATTGCCTGCAGTCTTCTTCAGCTGTGCTGGTAATGGCACTCGTTAGAGCATGAGTCAGAACACAGGCTTGCATTTTTCAGATAAAAAGGAAGATGCACATCGCTATTTGTGC
This window contains:
- the LOC132070183 gene encoding apovitellenin-1-like, producing MLQSRALVIALILLLSTTLPEVQSKSIFEKDRRELLAIPETIASYFYEAVNKVSPKVSQFLLDTVQSPTVIAARQRIAKEATKVSIMFEQLIEKIKNLWYTRVLGY